In Silene latifolia isolate original U9 population chromosome 3, ASM4854445v1, whole genome shotgun sequence, a single window of DNA contains:
- the LOC141647659 gene encoding TSL-kinase interacting protein 1 isoform X2: MEENLCLRCNEQNLSDTDGDHDGNSPLIPSSSDNVVSSQPAKRPTRQWAAWTREEEECFFTALRQVGKNFQKITCRVQSKNKDQVRHYYYRLVRRMNKLLGPGLCLDAKNSKDTNAAMLRWWSLLEKYSCKASKLHLKPRRFKIFVEALEHQLLKDKKRNVKKQSSQGENCSAPTSSFPHQNKSSANDLRAVKIIAVDGQNVEKAGNGKGSSTRRSSNLGVTRSSNKGESSPTKSTRQRRKTGVLSAAAVKRWEKEAMAGVSLVADAAEHVERTSGGKQANFLDGLTVLSVQAAGCSMEKNDPGPSGQFQAAEHVELTSGGKEANVLDGLTVLSVKASGCSMEKNDPGPSCQVQANSLIKLKLQLFPIDDNTRRALEMDKHNPHLELTLSARKKISSVLEHIARKWGNSSVASGELMLFPFNIQKENIFAYQRWTRDSVATVTEIHAMIGSPPVFRLRYGWIVASELQPAIPEAPVAFAINSLVDDTIGKEAPVEPTLVLAEKKDEGKHVSYSSDEHLSGENNAIAACGEANAVNVENNLLELANLLSMSKRNGSNSGEIKNLVDQRLKKTPTLSAGEWADSLTNVGVGEVLSVVHDNAIGNNVETPLQSSRPLEEIPFTCDSFDAALAAHISSQYKSSFSRTSPHLSSIWDAEETCDEFTFQKSAVAHKQDPYLSVAASSLAGDNIANTSSANIDHHLAEETMAEDVSEDDQMDECPSEPFEVVNPPKDFSSLTDIYWPESLGPLELDVPSCKYYSEDLILSDSMSGLNRLIASSLDAFHHFPLFGLDDKVPSQAAVPQRGASFSGKIGTGDSPGVRSLQV, translated from the exons ATGGAGGAAAATTTGTGTTTACGATGTAATGAACAAAATCTTTCTGATACCGATGGTGATCATGATGGAAACTCTCCTTTAATACCCTCCTCATCTGATAATGTGGTGTCTTCCCAGCCGG CAAAAAGACCAACTCGACAGTGGGCTGCATGGACACGAGAGGAGGAAGAATGTTTCTTCACTGCATTGCGACAAGTTGGCAAG AATTTTCAAAAGATTACATGTCGTGTACAGAGTAAAAACAAGGATCAG GTCAGACATTATTACTACCGTCTTGTGCGACGTATGAACAAATTGTTGGGTCCTGGCTTATGTTTAGATGCCAAAAATTCCAAAGATACTAATGCTGCCATGTTGCGCTG GTGGTCTTTGTTGGAAAAGTACAGCTGTAAAGCTTCTAAGCTTCATCTGAAGCCGCGTAGGTTCAAAATTTTTGTAGAGGCTCTG GAACATCAACTTCTAAAGGATAAGAAAAGGAATGTAAAGAAACAATCGTCTCAAGGGGAAAATTGTTCTGCTCCAACATCGTCATTTCCACATCAGAACAAGTCTTCTGCAAATGATTTGCGGGCTGTTAAAATTATTGCAGTTGATGGTCAGAATGTAGAAAAGGCAGGAAACGGAAAAGGATCTTCAACTCGACGTAGTTCGAATTTGGGCGTCACAAGAAGTAGCAATAAAGGAGAGTCTTCTCCTACAAAATCGACGAGGCAACGCCGTAAGACTG GTGTTTTATCTGCAGCTGCTGTTAAAAGATGGGAAAAAGAGGCAATGGCTGGTGTCTCCTTGGTAGCTGATGCTGCAGAGCATGTGGAACGTACTTCTGGGGGAAAACAGGCTAACTTTTTAGATGGATTGACTGTGCTATCTGTTCAAGCAGCTGGTTGTAGCATGG AGAAAAACGACCCTGGTCCTTCGGGCCAATTCCAAGCTGCAGAGCATGTCGAACTTACTTCTGGGGGAAAGGAGGCTAATGTTTTAGATGGATTGACTGTGCTATCTGTTAAAGCATCTGGTTGTAGCATGG AGAAAAACGATCCTGGTCCTTCGTGCCAAGTCCAAGCCAACTCACTGATAAAACTTAAGCTTCAATTGTTCCCGATAGATGACAATACCAGAAGAGCTTTGGAAATG GACAAGCATAATCCGCATCTGGAGCTGACTTTAAGTGCACGAAAGAAAATATCTTCGGTTCTGGAGCATATTGCACGTAAGTGGGGGAATTCCAGTGTGGCATCTGGAGAACTCATGCTTTTCCCTTTCAATATCCAGAAAGAAAATATATTTGCTTATCAGAGATGGACTCGGGATTCTGTTGCAACTGTCACTGAAATTCATGCCATGATTGGAAGTCCACCAGTATTTCGACTGAG ATACGGCTGGATTGTGGCTTCTGAACTTCAACCTGCTATACCTGAAGCACCTGTAGCATTTGCAATAAATAGTCTTGTCGATGATACTATTGGAAAGGAAGCACCTGTAGAGCCTACCCTTGTGCTGGCGGAAAAGAAAGACGAGGGGAAACATGTTAGTTACTCTTCAGATGAGCATCTCTCAGGAGAAAATAACGCTATTGCTGCTTGTGGTGAAGCAAATGCTGTTAACGTCGAAAATAATCTCTTGGAGCTAGCAAACTTACTTAGTATGTCAAAGAGAAACGGATCTAATTCAGGCGAAATAAAAAATCTG GTTGACCAAAGATTGAAAAAGACGCCGACGCTGTCAGCTGGAGAGTGGGCTGATAGTCTGACCAATGTCGGCGTTGGAGAAGTGTTATCTGTGGTACATGACAATGCAATTGGCAATAATGTGGAGACTCCCTTACAAAGCTCTCGCCCCCTTGAGGAGATTCCTTTCACTTGTGACTCTTTTGATGCTGCACTTGCTGCTCACATATCTAGTCAATATAAGTCAAGCTTCTCTAGAACCTCTCCACACTTATCATCAATTTGGGACGCTGAAGAAACATGTGATGAATTTACATTTCAGAAAAGTGCAGTAGCACACAAGCAAGACCCATATCTATCCGTGGCTGCTAGTTCACTGGCTGGTGACAATATTGCTAATACAAGTTCAGCCAATATTGACCAT CATTTGGCTGAAGAAACAATGGCTGAGGATGTCAGCGAGGATGATCAAATGGATGAGTGTCCGTCTGAACCTTTTGAAGTAGTTAACCCTCCTAAAGATTTTAGTAGTTTGACAGATATTTATTGG CCTGAGTCTTTGGGACCATTAGAGCTGGATGTACCTTCATGTAAATACTATAGCGAGGATCTAATCTTAAGTGATAGCATGAGTGGCCTTAATCGTCTTATAGCGAGCAGTCTCGATGCATTCCATCACTTCCCTTTGTTTGGTTTAGATGACAAAGTGCCTTCACAGGCTGCTGTACCCCAACGCGGTGCTTCATTTTCAGGGAAAATTGGGACTGGTGATAGTCCTGGAGTTCGATCTCTTCAAGTATAG
- the LOC141647659 gene encoding TSL-kinase interacting protein 1 isoform X1, translated as MEENLCLRCNEQNLSDTDGDHDGNSPLIPSSSDNVVSSQPAKRPTRQWAAWTREEEECFFTALRQVGKNFQKITCRVQSKNKDQVRHYYYRLVRRMNKLLGPGLCLDAKNSKDTNAAMLRWWSLLEKYSCKASKLHLKPRRFKIFVEALEHQLLKDKKRNVKKQSSQGENCSAPTSSFPHQNKSSANDLRAVKIIAVDGQNVEKAGNGKGSSTRRSSNLGVTRSSNKGESSPTKSTRQRRKTGVLSAAAVKRWEKEAMAGVSLVADAAEHVERTSGGKQANFLDGLTVLSVQAAGCSMEKNDPGPSGQFQAAEHVELTSGGKEANVLDGLTVLSVKASGCSMEKNDPGPSCQVQANSLIKLKLQLFPIDDNTRRALEMDKHNPHLELTLSARKKISSVLEHIARKWGNSSVASGELMLFPFNIQKENIFAYQRWTRDSVATVTEIHAMIGSPPVFRLRYGWIVASELQPAIPEAPVAFAINSLVDDTIGKEAPVEPTLVLAEKKDEGKHVSYSSDEHLSGENNAIAACGEANAVNVENNLLELANLLSMSKRNGSNSGEIKNLVDQRLKKTPTLSAGEWADSLTNVGVGEVLSVVHDNAIGNNVETPLQSSRPLEEIPFTCDSFDAALAAHISSQYKSSFSRTSPHLSSIWDAEETCDEFTFQKSAVAHKQDPYLSVAASSLAGDNIANTSSANIDHVQHLAEETMAEDVSEDDQMDECPSEPFEVVNPPKDFSSLTDIYWPESLGPLELDVPSCKYYSEDLILSDSMSGLNRLIASSLDAFHHFPLFGLDDKVPSQAAVPQRGASFSGKIGTGDSPGVRSLQV; from the exons ATGGAGGAAAATTTGTGTTTACGATGTAATGAACAAAATCTTTCTGATACCGATGGTGATCATGATGGAAACTCTCCTTTAATACCCTCCTCATCTGATAATGTGGTGTCTTCCCAGCCGG CAAAAAGACCAACTCGACAGTGGGCTGCATGGACACGAGAGGAGGAAGAATGTTTCTTCACTGCATTGCGACAAGTTGGCAAG AATTTTCAAAAGATTACATGTCGTGTACAGAGTAAAAACAAGGATCAG GTCAGACATTATTACTACCGTCTTGTGCGACGTATGAACAAATTGTTGGGTCCTGGCTTATGTTTAGATGCCAAAAATTCCAAAGATACTAATGCTGCCATGTTGCGCTG GTGGTCTTTGTTGGAAAAGTACAGCTGTAAAGCTTCTAAGCTTCATCTGAAGCCGCGTAGGTTCAAAATTTTTGTAGAGGCTCTG GAACATCAACTTCTAAAGGATAAGAAAAGGAATGTAAAGAAACAATCGTCTCAAGGGGAAAATTGTTCTGCTCCAACATCGTCATTTCCACATCAGAACAAGTCTTCTGCAAATGATTTGCGGGCTGTTAAAATTATTGCAGTTGATGGTCAGAATGTAGAAAAGGCAGGAAACGGAAAAGGATCTTCAACTCGACGTAGTTCGAATTTGGGCGTCACAAGAAGTAGCAATAAAGGAGAGTCTTCTCCTACAAAATCGACGAGGCAACGCCGTAAGACTG GTGTTTTATCTGCAGCTGCTGTTAAAAGATGGGAAAAAGAGGCAATGGCTGGTGTCTCCTTGGTAGCTGATGCTGCAGAGCATGTGGAACGTACTTCTGGGGGAAAACAGGCTAACTTTTTAGATGGATTGACTGTGCTATCTGTTCAAGCAGCTGGTTGTAGCATGG AGAAAAACGACCCTGGTCCTTCGGGCCAATTCCAAGCTGCAGAGCATGTCGAACTTACTTCTGGGGGAAAGGAGGCTAATGTTTTAGATGGATTGACTGTGCTATCTGTTAAAGCATCTGGTTGTAGCATGG AGAAAAACGATCCTGGTCCTTCGTGCCAAGTCCAAGCCAACTCACTGATAAAACTTAAGCTTCAATTGTTCCCGATAGATGACAATACCAGAAGAGCTTTGGAAATG GACAAGCATAATCCGCATCTGGAGCTGACTTTAAGTGCACGAAAGAAAATATCTTCGGTTCTGGAGCATATTGCACGTAAGTGGGGGAATTCCAGTGTGGCATCTGGAGAACTCATGCTTTTCCCTTTCAATATCCAGAAAGAAAATATATTTGCTTATCAGAGATGGACTCGGGATTCTGTTGCAACTGTCACTGAAATTCATGCCATGATTGGAAGTCCACCAGTATTTCGACTGAG ATACGGCTGGATTGTGGCTTCTGAACTTCAACCTGCTATACCTGAAGCACCTGTAGCATTTGCAATAAATAGTCTTGTCGATGATACTATTGGAAAGGAAGCACCTGTAGAGCCTACCCTTGTGCTGGCGGAAAAGAAAGACGAGGGGAAACATGTTAGTTACTCTTCAGATGAGCATCTCTCAGGAGAAAATAACGCTATTGCTGCTTGTGGTGAAGCAAATGCTGTTAACGTCGAAAATAATCTCTTGGAGCTAGCAAACTTACTTAGTATGTCAAAGAGAAACGGATCTAATTCAGGCGAAATAAAAAATCTG GTTGACCAAAGATTGAAAAAGACGCCGACGCTGTCAGCTGGAGAGTGGGCTGATAGTCTGACCAATGTCGGCGTTGGAGAAGTGTTATCTGTGGTACATGACAATGCAATTGGCAATAATGTGGAGACTCCCTTACAAAGCTCTCGCCCCCTTGAGGAGATTCCTTTCACTTGTGACTCTTTTGATGCTGCACTTGCTGCTCACATATCTAGTCAATATAAGTCAAGCTTCTCTAGAACCTCTCCACACTTATCATCAATTTGGGACGCTGAAGAAACATGTGATGAATTTACATTTCAGAAAAGTGCAGTAGCACACAAGCAAGACCCATATCTATCCGTGGCTGCTAGTTCACTGGCTGGTGACAATATTGCTAATACAAGTTCAGCCAATATTGACCATGTACAG CATTTGGCTGAAGAAACAATGGCTGAGGATGTCAGCGAGGATGATCAAATGGATGAGTGTCCGTCTGAACCTTTTGAAGTAGTTAACCCTCCTAAAGATTTTAGTAGTTTGACAGATATTTATTGG CCTGAGTCTTTGGGACCATTAGAGCTGGATGTACCTTCATGTAAATACTATAGCGAGGATCTAATCTTAAGTGATAGCATGAGTGGCCTTAATCGTCTTATAGCGAGCAGTCTCGATGCATTCCATCACTTCCCTTTGTTTGGTTTAGATGACAAAGTGCCTTCACAGGCTGCTGTACCCCAACGCGGTGCTTCATTTTCAGGGAAAATTGGGACTGGTGATAGTCCTGGAGTTCGATCTCTTCAAGTATAG